The following are encoded together in the Coriobacteriia bacterium genome:
- a CDS encoding ABC transporter permease subunit: protein MNVFLREFRAYRKSTITWVISLSGIVGLFMALYPAFANDIEGLNEVLANFPEAIKALVNITPETFMSVLGFYGYLLSFAWLAASIHAMNLGVGIISKEISGKTADFLLTKPVRRAEVVTGKLSAVLAVILVTSVAFIGASYLAVVATGASFDGATLLLMSSTLLLLQLVFMALGALLSVTIPKIKSVVAVTLPTVFAFYIIGAIGDVLENVELRWISPFRYFDPAYMISEGGLEAEYLLVVAAFVVAATAATYVIFAKRDIHTAV, encoded by the coding sequence ATGAACGTCTTCCTCCGGGAGTTCAGGGCCTACCGAAAGTCGACGATCACCTGGGTGATCTCACTCAGCGGGATCGTGGGTCTGTTCATGGCTCTCTACCCTGCGTTCGCGAATGACATCGAGGGTCTGAACGAGGTGCTCGCCAACTTCCCTGAGGCGATCAAGGCGCTCGTGAACATCACGCCCGAGACGTTCATGTCGGTGCTCGGCTTCTATGGCTACCTACTGAGCTTCGCGTGGCTGGCGGCATCGATCCATGCGATGAACCTCGGCGTGGGGATCATCTCGAAGGAGATCTCCGGCAAGACCGCGGACTTCTTGCTCACCAAGCCGGTGCGCCGGGCCGAGGTAGTGACGGGGAAGCTCTCCGCGGTGCTGGCGGTGATCCTTGTGACGAGCGTGGCTTTCATCGGTGCCTCGTACCTTGCCGTCGTGGCGACCGGGGCCTCATTCGACGGTGCGACCCTCCTGCTGATGTCCTCAACGCTGCTGCTGCTCCAGCTCGTCTTCATGGCTCTCGGGGCCCTGCTCTCGGTGACGATCCCCAAGATCAAGTCGGTAGTGGCGGTCACGCTGCCCACGGTGTTCGCGTTCTACATCATCGGGGCCATTGGGGACGTGCTCGAGAACGTGGAGCTGCGCTGGATCTCGCCCTTCAGGTACTTCGATCCGGCGTACATGATCAGCGAGGGCGGCCTTGAGGCAGAGTACCTGCTCGTCGTGGCTGCATTCGTGGTGGCAGCGACTGCAGCGACCTACGTGATCTTCGCCAAGAGAGACATCCACACGGCCGTATAG
- a CDS encoding class D sortase, translated as MTETKRSRAKPSLGVILSLGCLALGIAGLVWAGLNIGTQLLRPDVADSGLVAPAVVKQKPQGGYAESVVPSDPPVPQVLYPVRPAEGDPVGTLLIPALDQTLPIVEGTGDDELKEGVGHYVQSVLPGEPDNCVLSAHRDTHFSGLGALKVGDWLIVQTSAGTFSYEISVIRIVDKDDRTVIVPTDHAVLTLSTCYPFDYVGSAPDRYIISADAVVP; from the coding sequence ATGACTGAGACCAAGCGCTCACGAGCCAAGCCTTCGCTCGGCGTCATCCTGTCTCTGGGGTGCCTGGCTCTCGGAATCGCAGGTCTGGTCTGGGCTGGGCTGAACATCGGGACGCAGCTGCTGCGTCCCGATGTCGCCGATTCCGGCCTTGTAGCCCCGGCGGTGGTGAAGCAGAAACCGCAAGGAGGGTATGCCGAGTCGGTCGTCCCCTCCGACCCGCCCGTCCCGCAGGTTCTCTATCCCGTACGTCCCGCCGAGGGCGACCCCGTCGGGACGCTCCTGATTCCGGCTCTCGACCAGACGCTGCCGATAGTCGAGGGGACCGGCGACGACGAGCTCAAGGAGGGCGTGGGGCACTACGTCCAGAGCGTGCTCCCCGGGGAGCCGGACAACTGCGTTCTCTCGGCGCATCGCGATACGCACTTCTCGGGCTTGGGGGCGCTGAAGGTCGGCGATTGGCTGATCGTCCAGACATCGGCTGGCACGTTCTCGTATGAGATCAGCGTTATCCGGATCGTCGACAAGGACGATCGAACGGTGATCGTGCCCACGGATCACGCAGTCCTGACGCTGAGCACCTGTTACCCGTTCGACTATGTTGGAAGTGCCCCGGATCGCTACATCATCAGCGCGGATGCGGTTGTTCCGTAG
- a CDS encoding YggT family protein, giving the protein MVNANAVSTDRHSQVHTEVRSPVEAVVSRVIMFVFGVIEVLIAIRFVLLLLGANAEAGFAKMIYGLSGIFVAPFAALFNTQQAGGSVFEWSSLVAIAVYALVAWGLVALIRAVSPREQAQTVERIVSEDDATTAH; this is encoded by the coding sequence ATGGTTAATGCAAATGCGGTTTCGACAGATCGTCACAGTCAAGTCCACACGGAAGTCCGTTCACCGGTCGAGGCGGTAGTCTCGCGCGTCATCATGTTCGTCTTCGGCGTTATCGAGGTGCTCATTGCGATCCGCTTCGTTCTCCTGCTGCTCGGTGCCAACGCCGAGGCCGGTTTCGCGAAGATGATCTACGGCCTGTCCGGGATCTTCGTGGCTCCGTTCGCTGCGCTGTTCAATACGCAGCAGGCAGGCGGTTCCGTCTTCGAATGGAGCTCCCTGGTCGCCATCGCCGTGTACGCCTTGGTGGCGTGGGGGCTGGTCGCGCTGATCCGTGCCGTGAGTCCGCGAGAGCAGGCTCAGACCGTAGAGCGTATAGTATCTGAAGACGATGCTACGACCGCTCACTAG
- a CDS encoding ice-binding family protein: MKTLMRVRSISFLLALSLVAVLAVPAVGMAAEPTLNLGTSASYAVLAGSTVTNVVSPGTVINGDLGVWPGLAVTGFPPGVVTPPGAIHAGDAAAQQAQSDLTAAYLNAAGRTPVTQNLSGQDLGGLTLTPGIYKFDSSAQLTGTLTLDAQGDPDAVWVFQIASTLTTASNSSVNLINEARFCRVFFQVGTSATLGTGTDFYGHILALTSITANTGATVTGQLLAQNGAVTLDENVITSGVCATSRVIDIDKSANPASLTAPGPVTYTYLVTNPGSVVLGNIVVTDDKISLVTYVSGDTNGDSLLQPGETWRYTATATLATATTNTATVTADDRGTPLLTATDTAAVTVPVGIRTVTGGQLPRTSTPWYNVLVASIAVMLLGAVGLSRATRRIND; this comes from the coding sequence GTGAAGACGTTGATGAGAGTACGCTCGATTTCGTTTCTACTGGCACTCTCGCTTGTAGCGGTGCTCGCAGTTCCAGCCGTAGGCATGGCTGCGGAGCCCACGCTCAACCTGGGAACCAGCGCGAGCTACGCGGTACTGGCCGGCTCGACGGTCACCAACGTCGTATCCCCGGGGACTGTGATCAACGGCGACCTCGGCGTGTGGCCGGGCCTCGCGGTAACCGGGTTCCCGCCGGGGGTAGTAACCCCGCCTGGAGCGATTCACGCTGGCGATGCCGCTGCCCAGCAAGCTCAGAGCGATCTAACGGCCGCCTATCTCAACGCCGCGGGCCGTACGCCGGTCACCCAGAACTTGAGCGGTCAGGATCTGGGCGGACTCACCCTCACGCCTGGCATCTACAAGTTCGACAGCTCTGCTCAGTTGACCGGGACGCTGACGCTCGACGCGCAGGGCGACCCGGACGCTGTCTGGGTCTTCCAGATCGCCTCCACGCTCACCACTGCTTCGAACAGCAGCGTGAACCTCATCAACGAGGCTCGCTTCTGCCGTGTCTTCTTCCAAGTCGGGACTTCTGCGACCCTGGGAACTGGCACCGACTTCTACGGCCACATCTTGGCGCTGACCTCCATCACCGCCAATACCGGCGCGACGGTGACCGGACAGCTACTGGCCCAAAACGGCGCGGTCACTCTCGACGAGAACGTGATCACGAGTGGTGTCTGCGCCACCTCGCGCGTGATCGACATAGACAAGAGCGCGAATCCCGCGTCGCTGACTGCGCCAGGTCCTGTTACCTATACCTACCTCGTGACCAACCCTGGTAGCGTCGTCTTGGGAAACATCGTAGTCACGGACGATAAGATCAGCCTCGTCACGTACGTCTCCGGCGACACGAACGGGGACAGCCTACTGCAGCCGGGCGAGACGTGGCGCTACACGGCCACGGCAACCCTGGCAACGGCCACCACGAATACGGCGACCGTAACGGCCGACGACCGCGGAACACCTCTGCTGACCGCCACAGACACGGCAGCTGTGACCGTGCCCGTCGGCATTAGGACCGTCACCGGTGGACAACTCCCAAGGACCTCTACCCCTTGGTACAACGTGCTTGTTGCGAGCATCGCGGTCATGTTGCTCGGGGCGGTGGGTCTTTCGAGAGCCACCAGAAGGATCAATGACTGA
- a CDS encoding ABC transporter permease subunit produces the protein MNVFLREMKAHRWGLLFWSLGMVMMIYSGMAKYGAYEAAGQSVTAILDQIPGTVQAVFGMTGFDLTTAAGFFGMLFLYLAVMGAVHAALLGAHLIAKEERDHTSEFLYAKPASRSRVLSGKLLAGLANLVVLNLVTAVSSFYFVDFFNKDAPFGSDIVLLMIGLFFLQVIFFAIGAAVAGSSRKPKTAASRATSIMFGTFLLFYVVNLNADLDFLKYLTPFKYFEAGNLMTDGALDPVFVGLSVVIIVAAIVGTYRFYNARDLSI, from the coding sequence ATGAACGTCTTCCTGCGTGAGATGAAGGCACACCGGTGGGGGCTGCTGTTCTGGAGCCTCGGCATGGTGATGATGATCTACTCCGGCATGGCGAAGTACGGCGCCTACGAGGCGGCCGGCCAGTCGGTCACAGCGATCCTCGACCAGATCCCCGGCACGGTGCAGGCCGTCTTCGGCATGACCGGATTCGACCTCACCACTGCGGCCGGCTTCTTCGGAATGCTGTTCCTTTACCTTGCGGTGATGGGCGCCGTACACGCCGCGCTCCTGGGTGCGCACCTTATCGCCAAGGAGGAGCGCGATCACACCTCCGAGTTCCTCTACGCGAAGCCTGCCTCGCGGAGCAGGGTTCTGTCCGGGAAGCTTCTCGCAGGGCTTGCGAACCTCGTCGTCTTGAACCTGGTGACCGCAGTCTCGTCGTTCTACTTCGTCGACTTCTTCAACAAAGACGCGCCGTTTGGCAGCGACATCGTCCTGCTGATGATCGGTCTGTTCTTCCTGCAGGTGATCTTCTTTGCGATCGGCGCGGCTGTGGCCGGAAGCAGCCGGAAGCCGAAGACGGCCGCCTCGCGGGCGACCTCCATCATGTTCGGGACGTTCCTGCTCTTCTACGTGGTCAACTTGAACGCGGACCTGGACTTCTTGAAGTACCTCACGCCGTTCAAGTACTTCGAGGCCGGAAACCTCATGACCGACGGGGCGCTGGACCCGGTCTTCGTGGGTCTCTCCGTCGTGATCATCGTCGCCGCAATCGTCGGGACGTACCGCTTCTACAATGCGAGGGACTTGAGCATCTAG
- a CDS encoding ABC transporter ATP-binding protein yields MNVIETSKLTKYYGTSRGIVDLDMTVQEGEIYGFIGPNGAGKSTTIRTLLGLIHPTSGSAKVFGKDIVTSGPEIRQEVGYLPSEVFYYDDMRAIDLLRYSASFYSKDPKATEKRAKELAERFDLDLKKKIDDLSYGNKKKVGIIQGLAHKPKLIILDEPTGGLDPLIQQEFFHLLKEQNAEGATVLFSSHILSEVQKLCDRVAIIKEGSIIRVDQIKTLLENATKRLTLELATLVDESVFALEGVSDLAFTNHTASFLYRGRVNDLTGLLARLDLLDLQVEEPDLEEIFLHYYQKEE; encoded by the coding sequence ATGAACGTGATCGAGACCTCGAAGCTGACCAAGTACTACGGCACGTCACGGGGCATCGTCGACCTCGACATGACCGTCCAGGAGGGCGAGATCTACGGCTTCATCGGCCCGAACGGTGCGGGCAAGTCCACCACCATCCGCACGCTGCTCGGCCTCATCCATCCCACGAGCGGCTCGGCGAAGGTGTTCGGGAAGGACATCGTTACCTCCGGCCCGGAGATCCGCCAGGAAGTGGGCTACCTCCCCTCCGAGGTCTTCTACTACGACGACATGCGCGCGATCGACCTGCTGCGCTACTCGGCGAGTTTCTACAGCAAGGATCCGAAGGCCACCGAGAAGCGCGCGAAGGAGCTTGCGGAGCGCTTCGACCTCGACCTCAAGAAGAAGATCGACGACCTCTCCTACGGCAACAAGAAGAAGGTCGGCATCATCCAGGGCCTCGCGCACAAGCCGAAGCTCATCATCCTCGACGAGCCCACCGGCGGCCTCGACCCGCTCATCCAGCAGGAGTTCTTCCACTTGCTCAAGGAGCAGAATGCCGAGGGAGCGACGGTGCTGTTCAGCTCGCACATCCTCTCGGAGGTGCAGAAGCTCTGCGACCGCGTGGCGATCATCAAGGAAGGCTCGATCATCCGGGTCGATCAGATCAAGACGCTCCTCGAGAACGCCACCAAGCGGCTGACGCTCGAGCTGGCGACACTGGTGGATGAGTCGGTTTTCGCTCTCGAAGGAGTCAGCGACCTCGCGTTCACCAACCACACGGCGAGCTTCCTCTACCGCGGGCGCGTGAACGACCTGACCGGGCTGCTGGCGAGACTCGACTTGCTGGACCTGCAGGTCGAGGAACCCGACCTCGAGGAGATCTTCTTGCACTACTACCAGAAGGAGGAGTAG
- a CDS encoding radical SAM protein, with product MQVTLIKPTLGRTERGDRFIDDARMEPLPLGVLAGLTPAGVDLRLLDDRIDTIDYDEPADLVAITVETFTARRAYEIAAEYRARGVPVVMGGMHATLLPEEVAEHADATVTGDAERVWAEVVGDTHDGRLQPRYHGAFGTPQPGSVPRRDLYKGKGYLPLSLLQFGRGCTNRCEYCAVTEYFGHHHYARPVAEVVHEIESQGLRDLFFVDDNLVADHEAAKELFRALVPLKVRWVSQVSLDHVNDPALLDLMVESGCLGNVIGFESLDAECLRQMHKAPNLRSADAYATEVAELRRRHLQTWAALVLGYDHDTVDSLRAMCDWAIGNRFTFAAFNVLMPYPNTPLYARLAEEGRLLYDGRWWLHPEYRFNHAAFKPARMTADELTEVGWECRRRWSSLPSIVARALEPHTNLATPARFALYCAYNPLFRRETYRKQSMHLGTQP from the coding sequence GTGCAGGTGACGCTCATCAAGCCGACGCTCGGCCGGACGGAGCGCGGCGACCGATTCATCGACGACGCGCGCATGGAGCCGCTGCCGCTCGGCGTGCTCGCCGGTCTCACGCCCGCAGGCGTGGACCTGCGGCTGCTCGACGATCGCATCGACACGATCGACTACGACGAACCCGCTGACCTGGTGGCGATCACTGTCGAGACGTTCACCGCGAGGCGTGCGTACGAGATCGCTGCCGAGTACCGTGCGCGCGGTGTGCCGGTGGTGATGGGCGGTATGCACGCGACGCTGCTGCCCGAGGAGGTGGCCGAGCATGCCGACGCGACCGTGACAGGTGATGCGGAACGCGTGTGGGCCGAGGTGGTCGGCGACACGCACGACGGGCGCCTGCAGCCGCGTTATCACGGCGCGTTCGGCACACCGCAGCCCGGCAGCGTGCCTCGCCGGGATCTCTACAAGGGCAAAGGCTATCTCCCGCTCTCCTTACTGCAGTTCGGACGCGGATGTACCAACCGCTGCGAGTACTGCGCGGTCACCGAGTACTTCGGGCACCATCACTACGCGCGGCCGGTCGCCGAGGTCGTGCACGAGATCGAGAGTCAGGGCCTGCGCGACCTGTTCTTCGTTGATGACAACCTCGTGGCCGATCACGAGGCGGCCAAGGAGCTCTTCCGGGCGCTCGTGCCGCTCAAGGTCCGGTGGGTCTCGCAGGTCTCCCTCGACCATGTGAACGATCCGGCGCTGCTCGATCTCATGGTGGAGAGTGGATGCCTCGGTAATGTCATCGGCTTCGAAAGCCTCGATGCCGAGTGTCTCCGGCAGATGCACAAGGCGCCCAACCTGCGAAGCGCGGACGCCTACGCCACCGAGGTGGCCGAACTCCGGCGCCGTCACCTACAGACGTGGGCGGCGCTCGTCCTCGGCTACGATCACGACACCGTGGACTCGCTCCGCGCGATGTGCGACTGGGCGATCGGCAACCGCTTCACGTTCGCGGCCTTCAACGTGCTGATGCCGTACCCGAACACCCCGCTCTATGCGCGCCTTGCCGAGGAGGGCCGACTGCTCTACGACGGGCGGTGGTGGTTGCACCCGGAGTACCGCTTCAACCACGCGGCGTTCAAGCCTGCGCGGATGACCGCCGATGAACTCACCGAGGTAGGGTGGGAGTGCCGGCGCCGCTGGAGCAGCTTGCCGTCGATCGTGGCGCGGGCGCTCGAGCCGCATACGAATCTCGCCACGCCCGCGCGATTTGCGCTGTACTGTGCATACAACCCGCTGTTCCGACGCGAGACGTATCGGAAGCAAAGCATGCATCTCGGAACACAGCCGTGA
- a CDS encoding lmo0937 family membrane protein produces MLWTIFVILVVLWLLGFSFEIGGSLVHILLVIALVVLVYNLITGRRS; encoded by the coding sequence ATGCTGTGGACCATCTTCGTCATCCTGGTAGTCCTTTGGCTGCTGGGCTTCAGCTTCGAGATCGGCGGTAGCCTCGTCCACATCCTGCTGGTGATCGCACTGGTCGTGCTCGTGTACAACCTGATCACAGGCCGTCGGTCGTAG